The following DNA comes from Agelaius phoeniceus isolate bAgePho1 chromosome 7, bAgePho1.hap1, whole genome shotgun sequence.
AGCTCTTGCCAGAGAGACTACCTGAGATATTGTCAGAATCAAGCAGCTCGACAATGCTGTATGGAGAACAATCTTCTAAACCCAGCttgctgcagagccagccacAGAATCCTTTCTCCATATCCCTGACAGCGTGCCACCAGTACCCAAAGGACCATGCTACCTGGGCTACAGCTGAATACAGGCCTAGGGAGAAAGAAACAACCATAATTATAATTGGGTAGGAGATAATCAAAAAGGGACAAAAGGTGATTTTGTGCCAGAAGGTCCTCTCTTCGTTGTACACCAAGAAGATGTTGTACCATGTAATGGTTCCATAGTAGAATGAAACCACGAAGGACACTACAAAAATGATGGGGAGGCAGATGATGGTCCAGAGGACAATGTGAGGTCCTCTGTCTAACCCAACAtcacatttcttcttcttctcagGAACATCTTCTTTAGGAGGTTCCTTTGACTTAGCcagttcctgcagctctttATCTGTTAGGGTGACATGGATGTCCACCATCTGACCCTTCTTCTTTCCCCTGGTGATTGTTCCAGTCAAGGTGACATAGCGGCTGTCTAAAGGCATGTTCCAGACACCTACAACACAGATAAACTCATCTACAtcagatttattttctgtacaAAGTATTTTGTGTAAATCTTCAAAGACCCCAAAGACAATTAGATAGTGCATATGGAGTTATatttaaaatcagatttaaaaagatggaagacaagaagcaATGCAGTATGAAGAAAATTACCacagaagaaaatggaagaagagCTAATGAGGAAAAAGACAGGAATTCCAAATGATAGAAATCACAAGGGAGAAAACTCCAGTATCTCCACTAGGGAAAATATGTGAAGGGAAAGTGCTGCAAGAGTATAGGAGAATGAGAGAGAATGAGACAGAGTAACTCAATTGAAAATGGTATACCTATTTTCTCTGTTTACTTCATGGATTTATTCCTGAACAGCATGGACACTTGGGATTAATTAGATAAATATCACTGAGACTCTTGTTTTGGAA
Coding sequences within:
- the TMEM169 gene encoding transmembrane protein 169 isoform X1, which gives rise to MPGEVTESSSGMEETVQKDSKSGGQSPRCGTMRRAVATTVTFDGEATMDRRKKKKKESRPESIIVYRSEHDNKVEEEQADEEGGEKSSEEGSKFLGQSMTDGVWNMPLDSRYVTLTGTITRGKKKGQMVDIHVTLTDKELQELAKSKEPPKEDVPEKKKKCDVGLDRGPHIVLWTIICLPIIFVVSFVVSFYYGTITWYNIFLVYNEERTFWHKITFCPFLIISYPIIIMVVSFSLGLYSAVAQVAWSFGYWWHAVRDMEKGFCGWLCSKLGLEDCSPYSIVELLDSDNISGSLSGKSSAQGVETSAV
- the TMEM169 gene encoding transmembrane protein 169 isoform X2, with translation MPGEVTESSSGMEETVQKDSKSGGQSPRCGTMRRAVATTVTFDGEATMDRRKKKKKESRPESIIVYRSEHDNKVEEEQADEEGGEKSSEEGSKFLGVWNMPLDSRYVTLTGTITRGKKKGQMVDIHVTLTDKELQELAKSKEPPKEDVPEKKKKCDVGLDRGPHIVLWTIICLPIIFVVSFVVSFYYGTITWYNIFLVYNEERTFWHKITFCPFLIISYPIIIMVVSFSLGLYSAVAQVAWSFGYWWHAVRDMEKGFCGWLCSKLGLEDCSPYSIVELLDSDNISGSLSGKSSAQGVETSAV